The following coding sequences are from one Pseudonocardia sp. EC080619-01 window:
- a CDS encoding CaiB/BaiF CoA-transferase family protein, whose amino-acid sequence MGPYACQILGDMGAEVIKVEPPTGDMTRRTMPQRHPGMGALALNVNRNKRSLALDLKTDGGRAVLDDLLGTADVLVTTMRPGALARLGLAPDAVSQRFPRLVHVRAQGFRSDSELADRAAYDEIVQASSGMVDLMRRATGTPSYAPTILADKVCALTIAYSTLAAVIHQRATGEGQLVEVPMTDTLLAFNLVEHLSGHTFVPAEGPTGFNRSMAEKHEAVATADGWACILPYTPANIADFFRAAGREDLATDERFAGSEALSRHQPELYALIGELAPSRTTAEWGELCADHSIPFAPVLSVDDAEDDPYVTGGGILAEADHPTEGRYRSIGFPVRFAGTPAGLRSPAPQLGADGADVLRELGRTDAQIEELVEAGVLAR is encoded by the coding sequence ATGGGCCCGTACGCCTGCCAGATCCTCGGTGACATGGGCGCCGAGGTGATCAAGGTCGAGCCGCCGACGGGCGACATGACGCGCCGCACGATGCCGCAGCGCCACCCCGGGATGGGGGCGCTGGCGCTGAACGTGAACCGCAACAAGCGCTCGCTCGCCCTCGACCTCAAGACCGACGGGGGCCGCGCCGTCCTGGACGACCTGCTCGGCACCGCCGACGTGCTCGTCACCACCATGCGCCCCGGGGCGCTGGCCCGGCTGGGGCTCGCCCCCGACGCGGTGTCGCAGCGGTTCCCGCGCCTGGTCCACGTGCGTGCGCAGGGTTTCCGCAGCGACTCGGAGCTCGCCGACCGCGCCGCCTACGACGAGATCGTGCAGGCGTCCTCCGGGATGGTGGACCTGATGCGCCGGGCGACCGGCACGCCGTCGTACGCGCCGACGATCCTCGCCGACAAGGTCTGCGCCCTGACGATCGCCTACTCCACGCTGGCCGCGGTGATCCACCAGCGGGCCACCGGCGAGGGGCAGCTCGTCGAGGTGCCGATGACCGACACCCTGCTGGCGTTCAACCTGGTCGAGCACCTGTCCGGGCACACGTTCGTCCCCGCGGAGGGGCCGACCGGGTTCAACCGGTCGATGGCGGAGAAGCACGAGGCCGTCGCCACCGCCGACGGCTGGGCCTGCATCCTGCCCTACACCCCGGCGAACATCGCCGACTTCTTCCGCGCCGCCGGCCGCGAGGACCTCGCCACCGACGAGCGGTTCGCCGGCTCCGAGGCGCTCTCGCGGCACCAGCCCGAGCTGTACGCGCTGATCGGCGAGCTCGCCCCGTCGCGCACCACCGCCGAGTGGGGAGAGCTGTGCGCCGACCACTCGATCCCGTTCGCGCCGGTGCTGTCCGTCGACGACGCGGAGGACGACCCGTACGTGACCGGCGGCGGGATCCTCGCCGAGGCCGACCACCCCACGGAGGGCCGCTACCGCTCCATCGGCTTCCCGGTCCGCTTCGCCGGCACCCCCGCCGGGCTCCGCAGCCCGGCCCCGCAGCTGGGTGCCGACGGCGCCGACGTCCTGCGCGAGCTGGGCCGCACCGACGCCCAGATCGAGGAGCTCGTCGAGGCGGGGGTGCTGGCCCGATGA
- a CDS encoding acyl-CoA dehydrogenase family protein, with the protein MTVLDPLPADVYGYAGLLDDTDTEILARVRRFAEQRIAPIADDYWDRAEFPHELIPGFAELDVVGLARDWPDRPARSRLLTSFVSMELSRIDPSMATFFGVHAGLALTSIDLCGSEEQKERWLPAMRRMERIGAFALSEPHGGSDVAGGLETTAERDGDAWVLNGAKRWIGNGTFADLVVVWARDVADDAVKGFVVEKDMPGFAATKMEGKLALRSVQNADLTFTGVRVPEANRLPGAQSFADTNRVLRVTRGGVAWNAVGAMAGVYELARDYAVDRVQFGQPIAAFQLVQDHLVSILGNVTASLGMAVRIAQMQDDGTFRDEQAALAKRQATLMLRDSVARAREVFGGNGILLENKVGRFFNDAEALYSYEGTKEINTLVVGRSVTGIGAFVGRSRSR; encoded by the coding sequence ATGACCGTGCTGGACCCGCTTCCCGCCGACGTCTACGGCTACGCCGGCCTGCTCGACGACACCGACACGGAGATCCTGGCCCGGGTGCGCCGGTTCGCCGAGCAGCGGATCGCACCGATCGCCGACGACTACTGGGACCGCGCGGAGTTCCCGCACGAGCTGATCCCCGGCTTCGCCGAGCTCGACGTCGTCGGCCTCGCCCGGGACTGGCCGGACCGTCCCGCGCGCTCCCGGCTGCTCACCAGCTTCGTGTCGATGGAGCTGTCCCGCATCGACCCGTCGATGGCGACGTTCTTCGGCGTGCACGCGGGACTCGCGCTGACCTCGATCGACCTGTGCGGTTCCGAGGAGCAGAAGGAGCGCTGGCTCCCGGCGATGCGCCGGATGGAGAGGATCGGCGCGTTCGCGCTGTCCGAGCCGCACGGCGGCTCCGACGTCGCCGGCGGGCTGGAGACGACCGCCGAGCGCGACGGCGACGCCTGGGTCCTGAACGGCGCGAAGCGCTGGATCGGCAACGGCACGTTCGCCGACCTCGTCGTCGTCTGGGCCCGGGACGTCGCCGACGACGCCGTGAAGGGCTTCGTCGTCGAGAAGGACATGCCCGGGTTCGCCGCCACCAAGATGGAGGGCAAGCTGGCCCTGCGCTCGGTGCAGAACGCCGACCTGACCTTCACCGGCGTGCGGGTCCCCGAGGCGAACCGGCTGCCCGGCGCGCAGAGCTTCGCCGACACCAACCGGGTGCTGCGGGTGACCCGCGGCGGGGTCGCCTGGAACGCCGTCGGTGCCATGGCCGGGGTGTACGAGCTCGCCCGCGACTACGCCGTCGACCGCGTCCAGTTCGGGCAGCCGATCGCCGCGTTCCAGCTGGTGCAGGACCACCTCGTGTCGATCCTCGGCAACGTCACGGCCTCGCTGGGCATGGCGGTGCGGATCGCGCAGATGCAGGACGACGGGACGTTCCGCGACGAGCAGGCCGCGCTGGCGAAGCGGCAGGCCACGCTGATGCTGCGCGACTCGGTCGCCCGTGCCCGCGAGGTGTTCGGCGGCAACGGGATCCTGCTGGAGAACAAGGTCGGCCGGTTCTTCAACGACGCCGAGGCCCTCTACTCCTACGAGGGCACCAAGGAGATCAACACACTCGTCGTCGGGCGGTCGGTCACCGGCATCGGGGCCTTCGTCGGGCGGTCGCGGTCCCGCTGA
- a CDS encoding polyprenyl synthetase family protein, whose protein sequence is MVVDAERAGQRGRARPEEGPPSPPGAPAPSWTDEVRGRVRDRVEETVRRRCAEHVHSMEGAEFLAGVLTDFVGRGKYLRSMFGYLGWRAAAPDSPAALDAVAGLELLHAFALLQDDVMDGSLLRRGRPTVHVQLAAWHRGQGMSGCPDRFGESGAVLLGDLCLVWAEQAMRESGLPRDALDRGWPRYDAMRSELAVGQFADLLNEARRVPTLDEVMDVLRRKSGNYTVRRPLELGAAMAGGGDDLVALLGDYGTMVGEAFQMRDDVLGVFGTDATGKPTGDDLAERKATSVVVLARELAGPATRPRLDALLHGSDTDDGPVDVAAARELIDATGARRRVEELISTRVAGALRLVEAAVDDGHLGDDVAGVLRAMAVRCADRIS, encoded by the coding sequence ATGGTCGTCGATGCGGAACGGGCGGGGCAGCGCGGGCGGGCACGGCCCGAGGAGGGCCCACCGTCCCCGCCGGGCGCGCCGGCCCCCTCGTGGACCGACGAGGTCCGCGGCCGCGTCCGGGACCGGGTCGAGGAGACCGTGCGGCGCCGGTGCGCCGAGCACGTGCACTCGATGGAGGGCGCGGAGTTCCTCGCCGGGGTGCTCACCGACTTCGTCGGCCGCGGCAAGTACCTGCGCTCGATGTTCGGCTACCTCGGCTGGCGGGCGGCCGCACCGGACTCCCCCGCGGCCCTCGACGCCGTCGCCGGGCTGGAGCTGCTGCACGCCTTCGCCCTGCTCCAGGACGACGTCATGGACGGCTCACTGCTGCGGCGCGGCCGCCCGACCGTGCACGTCCAGCTCGCCGCCTGGCACCGCGGACAGGGCATGTCGGGCTGCCCGGACCGGTTCGGCGAGTCCGGTGCCGTGCTGCTCGGTGACCTCTGCCTGGTGTGGGCCGAGCAGGCCATGCGGGAGAGCGGGCTGCCCCGTGACGCCCTGGACCGGGGCTGGCCGCGCTACGACGCGATGCGCTCCGAGCTCGCCGTGGGCCAGTTCGCCGACCTGCTCAACGAGGCCCGCCGCGTCCCCACCCTGGACGAGGTGATGGACGTCCTGCGCCGCAAGTCGGGCAACTACACGGTGCGCCGCCCGCTCGAGCTGGGTGCCGCGATGGCGGGCGGCGGGGACGACCTGGTCGCCCTGCTCGGCGACTACGGCACGATGGTCGGCGAGGCCTTCCAGATGCGCGACGACGTGCTGGGCGTGTTCGGCACCGACGCCACCGGGAAGCCCACCGGCGACGACCTCGCGGAGCGCAAGGCGACCAGCGTCGTCGTCCTCGCCCGGGAGCTCGCCGGACCGGCCACCCGGCCCCGTCTCGACGCCCTGCTGCACGGCTCCGACACCGACGACGGCCCCGTCGACGTCGCCGCCGCCCGCGAGCTGATCGACGCGACCGGGGCCCGCCGCCGCGTCGAGGAGCTGATCTCCACCCGGGTGGCGGGCGCGCTGCGCCTGGTCGAGGCCGCCGTCGACGACGGCCACCTGGGTGACGACGTCGCCGGGGTGCTGCGGGCGATGGCGGTCCGCTGTGCCGACCGGATCTCCTGA
- a CDS encoding class I SAM-dependent methyltransferase: MADRHVPAPSRTGTVGRAGLPRAEVPTHFDDGAGDYDRLVGMNPGYHDHLRASAARMRLPRDGAGLRLLDAGCGTGASTAALLGVAPRAEIVAVDASAGMLERARTKPWPGSVTFVHSTAETMAEHGVEGPFGGILAAYLLRNLDDPDAQLRRFHDLLRPGGTLALHEYSVADSPRARAVWHAVCWGVIVPLGRVTTGETALYRHLWRSVNTFDGVGRLRDRMRAAGFDAVHSETMTGWQNGVVHTVLGSRT, translated from the coding sequence ATGGCCGACCGTCACGTCCCCGCCCCGTCCCGCACCGGAACCGTCGGCCGGGCCGGCCTGCCCCGGGCCGAGGTGCCCACCCACTTCGACGACGGCGCGGGTGACTACGACCGGCTCGTCGGCATGAACCCCGGCTACCACGACCACCTGCGCGCCTCGGCCGCCCGGATGCGCCTGCCCCGCGACGGCGCCGGCCTCCGGCTGCTCGACGCCGGCTGCGGCACCGGTGCCTCGACCGCCGCGCTGCTGGGCGTCGCGCCGCGCGCGGAGATCGTCGCGGTCGACGCGTCGGCCGGGATGCTGGAGCGGGCCCGGACCAAGCCGTGGCCCGGTTCGGTGACCTTCGTGCACAGCACCGCCGAGACCATGGCCGAGCACGGCGTCGAGGGGCCGTTCGGCGGCATCCTCGCCGCCTACCTGCTGCGCAACCTCGACGACCCGGACGCCCAGCTGCGCCGCTTCCACGACCTGCTCCGCCCCGGCGGCACCCTCGCCCTGCACGAGTACTCGGTCGCCGACTCCCCGCGCGCCCGCGCGGTCTGGCACGCGGTCTGCTGGGGCGTGATCGTCCCGCTGGGCCGGGTGACGACCGGTGAGACCGCGCTGTACCGGCACCTGTGGCGCAGCGTGAACACCTTCGACGGCGTCGGGCGGCTGCGCGACCGGATGCGCGCGGCCGGGTTCGACGCCGTGCACTCCGAGACGATGACGGGCTGGCAGAACGGCGTCGTCCACACCGTGCTCGGGTCCCGGACGTGA
- a CDS encoding FAD-dependent oxidoreductase: MSVRPVDPRRVVHPPAGGLGDAGLLGRRPRVAVVGAGIAGLAAATGLAERGVAVEVLEREPHLGGRVGGWSDTLPDGSPVAMSRGFHAFFRQYYNLRNLLRRGDPGLEHLVPLADYPLVDAEGRRDTFRGLPRTPPWNAVLFALRSPTFRPSDLLRLDPRAAAPLAAVSVPGIYEAIDDVDAQSFLESINFPPAARHLAFEVFSRSFFAPPSTMSAAELATMFHIYFLGSSEGLMFDVPDDGFDAALWEPLRHYLSTRGVSFRTGVAVSSVQRDVASGRFHVNHSSGGTSTGSSTVDAVVLATDVRGLREIVAASPDLGPADSGLGDPEAVQHWRDDVAALGSAPPFLVQRLWLDRPVREDRPPFLGTGGLDPLDNVSVLDRYERDAASWASRHGGSVVELHAYSAAVPDGVDEAAWTADLRARCLARLHELYPETAGARITGELVQWRADCPMFGVGDFARRPTVATPLDGLVLAGDGIRIDLPVALMERAAATGWQAANRLLAGWGLAGHPLETVPTGGRLGPLRRAAEYAMRSR; this comes from the coding sequence GTGAGCGTGCGGCCGGTCGACCCGCGGCGGGTGGTGCACCCCCCGGCGGGCGGCCTGGGCGACGCGGGGCTGCTCGGGCGCCGGCCGCGGGTGGCCGTCGTCGGCGCCGGCATCGCCGGGCTCGCCGCGGCGACCGGGCTGGCCGAACGCGGCGTCGCCGTCGAGGTCCTGGAGCGCGAGCCGCACCTCGGCGGGCGGGTCGGCGGCTGGTCGGACACCCTGCCGGACGGCTCGCCGGTCGCGATGAGCCGCGGGTTCCACGCGTTCTTCCGGCAGTACTACAACCTGCGCAACCTGCTCCGGCGCGGTGACCCGGGCCTCGAGCACCTCGTCCCGCTGGCCGACTACCCGCTGGTCGACGCCGAGGGGCGTCGCGACACGTTCCGCGGTCTCCCCCGCACCCCGCCCTGGAACGCGGTGCTGTTCGCGCTGCGCAGCCCGACGTTCCGGCCGTCGGACCTGCTGCGGCTCGATCCCCGCGCCGCGGCGCCGCTCGCGGCGGTCTCGGTGCCGGGGATCTACGAGGCCATCGACGACGTCGACGCGCAGAGTTTCCTCGAGTCGATCAACTTCCCGCCCGCCGCCCGGCACCTGGCGTTCGAGGTGTTCTCGCGCAGCTTCTTCGCCCCGCCGTCGACGATGTCGGCCGCCGAGCTGGCGACGATGTTCCACATCTACTTCCTCGGCTCCTCCGAAGGGCTGATGTTCGACGTCCCCGACGACGGGTTCGACGCCGCCCTCTGGGAGCCGTTGCGGCACTACCTCTCCACCCGAGGTGTCTCGTTCCGGACGGGCGTCGCGGTCTCGTCGGTGCAGCGCGACGTCGCGAGTGGACGGTTCCACGTGAATCATTCGTCCGGCGGTACCTCCACCGGTTCGTCCACCGTGGACGCCGTGGTCCTCGCGACGGACGTGCGCGGCCTGCGGGAGATCGTCGCCGCGTCGCCGGACCTGGGGCCCGCGGACTCGGGCCTCGGTGACCCGGAGGCGGTGCAGCACTGGCGCGACGACGTCGCCGCGCTCGGCAGCGCGCCGCCGTTCCTGGTCCAGCGCCTCTGGCTGGACCGCCCGGTGCGCGAGGACCGGCCGCCGTTCCTGGGCACCGGCGGGCTCGACCCCCTCGACAACGTCTCGGTGCTCGACCGCTACGAGCGCGACGCCGCGTCCTGGGCGTCCCGGCACGGCGGGTCGGTCGTGGAGCTGCATGCCTACTCCGCGGCGGTACCCGACGGCGTGGACGAGGCCGCCTGGACCGCGGACCTGCGTGCGCGGTGCCTGGCCCGGCTGCACGAGCTGTACCCGGAGACCGCCGGCGCCCGGATCACCGGGGAGCTCGTGCAGTGGCGCGCGGACTGCCCGATGTTCGGCGTCGGCGACTTCGCCCGCCGCCCGACCGTCGCGACCCCGCTGGACGGGCTGGTGCTCGCCGGCGACGGCATCCGGATCGACCTGCCCGTCGCGCTCATGGAGCGGGCGGCCGCCACCGGGTGGCAGGCGGCGAACCGCCTGCTCGCCGGCTGGGGGCTCGCCGGGCATCCCCTCGAGACCGTCCCGACCGGCGGGCGGCTCGGCCCGCTCCGGCGCGCCGCCGAGTACGCGATGCGGTCCCGCTGA
- a CDS encoding DUF5914 domain-containing protein, translating into MTLLSRLTGRWPGTWPLQPLPSSQWARQEPTYAGADPKLIAAALERAQARRSGNWFVLAASREIRADRPFGTRVGGAELVAWRDEDGDVRIGPGACPHLGAPMALAAVDCGELVCRWHGLRLGARTGPGWALHPAHDDGVLVWVRLDELGGEEPSGAPVVPARPAGRTLDAVTTLTGVCEPEDIVANRLDPWHGAWFHPYSFQRLDVESAPAVTDVTESDDRFLVTVTFKVGPGLGVPVRAEFVCPEPRTVVMRIVEGEGVGSVVETHATPRGAGRDGRPRTSVIEAVVAGSDRPGFAVASRIAPALRPAMAKAATRLWRDDLDYAERRYEMRTR; encoded by the coding sequence ATGACCCTCCTGTCCCGCCTCACCGGCCGATGGCCGGGCACCTGGCCGCTGCAGCCGCTGCCGTCGTCGCAGTGGGCCCGCCAGGAGCCGACCTACGCCGGCGCCGACCCGAAGCTGATCGCCGCGGCGCTGGAGCGGGCCCAGGCCCGCAGGTCCGGGAACTGGTTCGTCCTCGCGGCGAGCCGCGAGATCCGGGCCGACCGCCCGTTCGGCACCCGGGTCGGCGGCGCCGAGCTGGTGGCCTGGCGCGACGAGGACGGTGACGTGCGGATCGGGCCCGGCGCCTGCCCCCACCTCGGCGCGCCGATGGCGCTCGCCGCCGTCGACTGCGGCGAGCTGGTCTGCCGCTGGCACGGGCTGCGGCTCGGGGCCCGCACCGGCCCCGGCTGGGCCCTGCACCCCGCGCACGACGACGGCGTGCTCGTCTGGGTCCGGCTCGACGAGCTCGGCGGCGAGGAGCCGAGCGGCGCGCCGGTCGTCCCGGCCCGCCCCGCCGGCCGGACACTGGACGCGGTCACCACGCTCACCGGTGTCTGCGAGCCGGAGGACATCGTCGCGAACCGGCTCGACCCCTGGCACGGGGCGTGGTTCCACCCGTACTCGTTCCAGCGGCTCGACGTGGAGTCCGCGCCGGCCGTCACCGACGTGACCGAGTCCGACGACCGGTTCCTCGTCACCGTCACCTTCAAGGTCGGGCCGGGCCTCGGCGTGCCGGTGCGGGCCGAGTTCGTGTGCCCGGAGCCGCGCACCGTCGTCATGCGGATCGTCGAGGGCGAGGGTGTCGGCAGCGTCGTCGAGACGCACGCGACGCCGCGCGGTGCCGGCCGCGACGGGCGGCCCCGGACGTCGGTGATCGAGGCCGTCGTCGCCGGGTCGGATCGTCCCGGGTTCGCCGTCGCCTCCCGGATCGCCCCGGCGCTGCGGCCGGCGATGGCGAAGGCCGCGACGAGGCTGTGGCGCGACGACCTCGACTACGCCGAGCGCCGCTACGAGATGCGGACCCGCTAG
- a CDS encoding FAD-dependent monooxygenase codes for MKIVCVGGGPAGLYFALSAKLRDAGHEITVLDRDPPGATYGWGVVYKDNLLDTLYRNDAESGRRLRAVSALWQEQEIRMRGRTAYLGGYGYSVGRAAMQRILTERATDLGVEVLHEQEVAEPADLPSADLVVAADGANSRVRTLYGGAFGTTVRTGGNPYIWLGTDRVFSTFVFDFVETPSGWVWCYAYPTSSGTSTFIVECRQETWDGLGLATTTPAESTALMEQIFAGTLRGHRLIGSSRGEPAQWRHFPEVVNERWHHDGVVLVGDAAHTTHFTIGSGTRLAILDAVSLAHSLLGRPDDLTGALNTYERQRRRPLQQTQASARSSMAWFEQMDRYTDRDVADFAAAMCARLGPMPPWRYRSHRAIQYLPVRKTRRWYETGRRTWFAVRRGEPVGHRTGPERTTVVPGAPAAGTPAAASGPGPRDRAGVGD; via the coding sequence ATGAAGATCGTGTGCGTCGGCGGGGGACCCGCCGGCCTGTACTTCGCCCTCTCCGCCAAGCTGCGCGACGCCGGACACGAGATCACCGTCCTCGACCGCGATCCGCCCGGCGCGACCTACGGCTGGGGTGTCGTCTACAAGGACAATCTGCTCGACACCCTCTACCGCAACGACGCCGAGAGCGGCCGCAGGCTGCGGGCGGTGTCCGCGCTGTGGCAGGAGCAGGAGATCCGGATGCGCGGGCGGACCGCCTACCTCGGCGGCTACGGCTACAGCGTGGGCCGGGCGGCGATGCAGCGGATCCTCACCGAGCGGGCCACCGACCTGGGCGTCGAGGTCCTCCACGAGCAGGAGGTCGCCGAGCCGGCCGACCTTCCGTCCGCCGATCTCGTGGTCGCCGCGGACGGCGCGAACAGCCGGGTGCGCACCCTCTACGGCGGCGCGTTCGGCACCACGGTCCGGACGGGCGGGAACCCCTACATCTGGCTGGGCACCGACCGCGTGTTCAGCACGTTCGTCTTCGACTTCGTCGAGACCCCGTCGGGGTGGGTCTGGTGCTACGCCTACCCGACGAGCTCCGGGACCAGCACCTTCATCGTCGAGTGCCGGCAGGAGACCTGGGACGGCCTCGGGCTCGCCACGACGACCCCCGCGGAGAGCACCGCGTTGATGGAACAGATCTTCGCCGGGACGCTGAGGGGACACCGCCTGATCGGCTCGTCCCGCGGTGAGCCGGCGCAGTGGCGGCACTTCCCCGAGGTGGTCAACGAGCGCTGGCACCACGACGGCGTCGTCCTGGTCGGCGACGCCGCCCACACCACCCACTTCACGATCGGCTCCGGCACCCGGCTGGCGATCCTCGACGCGGTGTCGCTCGCGCACAGCCTCCTCGGGCGGCCGGACGACCTGACCGGTGCCCTGAACACCTACGAGCGGCAGCGCCGGCGTCCGCTGCAGCAGACCCAGGCGTCGGCGCGCAGCAGCATGGCCTGGTTCGAGCAGATGGACCGCTACACCGACCGGGACGTGGCCGACTTCGCGGCCGCGATGTGTGCCCGGCTGGGGCCGATGCCGCCGTGGCGTTACCGCAGCCATCGCGCCATCCAGTACCTGCCGGTCCGCAAGACCCGGCGCTGGTACGAGACCGGCAGGCGGACCTGGTTCGCCGTCCGCCGCGGTGAGCCCGTCGGGCACCGTACCGGTCCCGAGCGCACGACGGTCGTGCCCGGTGCCCCGGCCGCCGGTACCCCCGCGGCGGCGAGCGGGCCCGGCCCGCGGGACCGCGCAGGCGTCGGGGACTAG